A DNA window from Myxococcus xanthus contains the following coding sequences:
- a CDS encoding TolB family protein, which produces MTKRVVISALCGVLLVLSTGCGDECVDVFDCRSDKGPPPAGKDWTCRSGNCELRDVQRPPEGDAGTEEDAGTEGDAGTEQDAGTEEDAGTDAGTADGGGVVVIGTGAKGDACTSSADCAAGLRCEGTTEAMTCQALHVAFTAMDDTDEMAAVVTRFDAPEPTRLSDAEENSLYPRWNPAGNRIAFVQGATETGTSTGNLAGELVARDVPLVAGAPTMLANGTTGSTEGFLYLEWEPGDSLLYVRRAGDSISGISRVPAEGGTVEQVTALGSSPAWRNGNTFAFSTATVGISTATVGGAPTPLAIAGTTAEQPHYNRVNDQLLFLRPDDTRPVGLNAALYIVPVRGAAVQTIAEFTTAAVEGGSVDSYIANPTWAPDGSWVAYVRAYFFNPTTGEPELCGAGDSPCAGDPGNIIFLRRINPADGTPVGDEVSFAEGATLPSFSPDGHYVAYIQTGQLYVQQIDPAAGAKVGDPIVHPLGGYTLQTSRGDDHRPRWQPR; this is translated from the coding sequence ATGACCAAGCGTGTCGTTATCAGCGCGCTGTGTGGCGTGCTGCTGGTGCTGTCGACGGGGTGCGGTGACGAGTGTGTCGATGTATTCGACTGCCGCAGCGACAAAGGGCCCCCTCCGGCGGGGAAGGATTGGACGTGCCGCTCGGGCAACTGTGAGCTGCGCGATGTCCAGCGGCCGCCCGAGGGGGACGCTGGGACGGAAGAGGACGCTGGCACCGAGGGAGACGCGGGCACCGAACAGGACGCGGGCACTGAAGAGGATGCCGGCACGGACGCGGGCACGGCCGACGGCGGTGGCGTGGTCGTCATCGGCACGGGGGCCAAGGGTGATGCTTGCACGTCGTCCGCCGACTGTGCCGCGGGCCTGCGCTGTGAGGGCACGACCGAGGCCATGACGTGTCAGGCGCTGCACGTGGCCTTCACGGCCATGGACGACACCGACGAAATGGCTGCGGTGGTGACGCGCTTCGATGCGCCGGAGCCCACGCGGCTGTCAGACGCCGAGGAGAACAGCCTCTACCCGCGCTGGAACCCGGCCGGCAACCGGATTGCCTTCGTCCAGGGCGCCACCGAGACGGGCACCTCGACGGGGAACCTGGCCGGTGAGCTGGTGGCGCGCGACGTGCCGCTGGTGGCGGGTGCGCCCACGATGCTCGCCAACGGCACCACGGGCAGCACCGAGGGCTTCCTCTACCTGGAGTGGGAGCCGGGGGATTCTCTCCTGTACGTGCGCCGCGCGGGCGACAGCATCTCCGGCATCTCCCGCGTCCCGGCCGAGGGCGGCACGGTGGAGCAGGTCACCGCGTTGGGCTCCTCCCCGGCCTGGCGCAATGGCAACACGTTCGCGTTCAGCACCGCCACCGTCGGCATCTCCACGGCCACCGTGGGCGGCGCGCCCACGCCGCTGGCCATCGCGGGCACCACGGCGGAGCAGCCGCACTACAACCGCGTCAATGACCAGCTCCTGTTCCTCCGTCCGGATGACACGCGGCCGGTGGGGCTGAACGCCGCGCTCTACATCGTCCCCGTGCGCGGCGCCGCCGTGCAAACGATTGCCGAGTTCACCACGGCGGCCGTCGAGGGTGGCTCGGTGGATTCCTACATCGCCAACCCCACCTGGGCGCCGGATGGCAGCTGGGTGGCGTACGTGCGCGCCTACTTCTTCAACCCCACCACGGGGGAGCCGGAGCTCTGCGGCGCCGGTGACTCGCCCTGTGCCGGCGACCCGGGCAACATCATTTTCCTGCGCCGCATCAACCCGGCGGATGGCACCCCGGTGGGGGATGAGGTCAGCTTCGCCGAGGGCGCCACGCTCCCGTCGTTCTCTCCGGATGGCCACTACGTGGCCTACATCCAGACGGGGCAGCTCTACGTCCAGCAGATTGATCCGGCGGCGGGCGCGAAGGTAGGTGACCCCATCGTCCACCCGCTGGGGGGCTACACTCTCCAGACGTCGCGCGGCGATGACCACCGTCCGCGCTGGCAGCCCCGGTAG
- a CDS encoding TatD family hydrolase, which produces MIDTHCHLDASRFDADRNEVLSRAWAAGLHGIVIPGVGPHDWEPLLEMSRQDARLQVGLGIHPQLLPDMPPAEDDAVLEHLDALLAKGGAAAVGECGLDGPSLPGAPLERQVMVLKRHLALARKHGLPVLMHCHRLHPALIELLKEEPLPEAGLLMHSYSGGVELARFYLQKGCHFSFAGPVTWAEARKPLDALRAIPLDRLMAETDAPDQAPMPHRGTRSEPGYLPRILEGMARVRGEPVEEVARQTTENARRFFREAFPAPSR; this is translated from the coding sequence ATGATAGACACCCACTGCCACCTGGATGCGTCCCGCTTCGACGCCGACAGGAATGAAGTCCTCTCGCGCGCCTGGGCCGCGGGCCTCCACGGCATCGTCATCCCTGGCGTGGGCCCGCATGACTGGGAGCCCTTGCTGGAGATGTCCCGCCAGGATGCCCGCCTCCAGGTGGGCCTGGGCATCCACCCGCAGCTCCTCCCCGACATGCCCCCGGCAGAGGACGACGCCGTGCTCGAGCACCTGGACGCGTTGCTCGCGAAGGGCGGCGCGGCGGCCGTGGGTGAGTGCGGATTGGATGGCCCCAGCCTCCCGGGCGCGCCGCTGGAACGGCAGGTGATGGTGCTGAAGCGGCACCTCGCGCTGGCGCGCAAGCACGGCCTGCCCGTGCTGATGCACTGCCACCGGCTGCACCCAGCCCTCATCGAACTACTGAAGGAGGAGCCCCTCCCCGAGGCCGGCCTGCTCATGCACAGCTACAGCGGCGGCGTGGAGTTGGCGCGCTTCTATCTCCAGAAGGGCTGCCACTTCTCCTTCGCGGGCCCCGTCACCTGGGCGGAGGCCCGCAAGCCCCTGGATGCGCTCCGGGCCATCCCCCTGGACCGGCTGATGGCGGAGACGGACGCCCCGGACCAGGCCCCCATGCCCCACCGGGGGACGCGCTCCGAGCCGGGCTACCTTCCCCGCATCCTGGAGGGCATGGCCCGCGTCCGGGGGGAGCCCGTCGAGGAGGTCGCCCGGCAGACGACCGAGAATGCCCGCCGCTTCTTCCGGGAAGCTTTCCCTGCACCTTCGCGGTAG
- a CDS encoding tRNA threonylcarbamoyladenosine dehydratase: protein MNPQPLPAPAPETPPTAPDSLARPFKLSRRFDRTGRLLGDSAMERLANARVVVFGLGGVGSFAAEGLVRSGIGHLTLVDHDDVCVTNTNRQLHATVKAVGKPKAELMAQRCQEINPAAKVEAVREFYRADVAEQMLQPGQYDFVVDAIDNVKAKLHLLHRCVTLGVPVVSSMGAAGRLDPTAIRVEDLSETHMDPFAKDIRKLLKRKYAVETDKHTGITAVYSIEARRLPVTLQYDDATDGFLCVCPQDNEFHTCDHRTQIDGSVAFVTSCFGMNAAGVVVRRLASAR from the coding sequence ATGAATCCGCAGCCGCTCCCCGCCCCTGCCCCTGAGACTCCGCCCACCGCCCCGGACTCGCTCGCCCGTCCCTTCAAGCTCTCCCGGCGCTTCGACCGGACCGGCCGCCTGCTGGGCGACTCCGCGATGGAGCGGCTGGCCAACGCGCGCGTGGTGGTGTTCGGCCTGGGCGGCGTGGGCAGCTTCGCGGCGGAGGGCCTGGTGCGCAGCGGCATTGGCCACCTGACGCTGGTGGACCATGACGACGTGTGCGTCACCAACACCAACCGCCAGCTCCACGCGACGGTGAAGGCCGTGGGCAAGCCCAAGGCGGAGCTGATGGCGCAGCGCTGCCAGGAAATCAATCCGGCGGCGAAGGTGGAGGCGGTGCGCGAGTTCTACCGCGCGGACGTGGCCGAGCAGATGCTCCAGCCGGGCCAGTACGACTTCGTCGTGGACGCCATCGACAACGTGAAGGCGAAGCTGCACCTGCTGCACCGCTGCGTGACGCTGGGCGTGCCGGTGGTCAGCTCCATGGGCGCCGCGGGCCGGTTGGACCCCACCGCCATCCGCGTGGAGGACCTGTCCGAGACGCACATGGACCCCTTCGCCAAGGACATCCGCAAGCTGCTCAAGCGCAAGTACGCGGTGGAGACGGACAAGCACACGGGAATCACCGCCGTGTACTCCATCGAAGCGCGGCGGCTGCCGGTGACGCTCCAGTACGACGACGCCACCGACGGCTTCCTGTGCGTGTGCCCGCAGGACAACGAGTTCCACACCTGCGACCACCGCACGCAGATTGACGGCAGCGTGGCCTTCGTCACGTCCTGCTTCGGGATGAACGCGGCGGGCGTGGTGGTGCGGCGGCTCGCGTCGGCGCGCTAG
- a CDS encoding RecB family exonuclease, which translates to MRAFMRRPPLSNDFSWSKSRHEKFSECLRAYYLYYYRSWGGWEASAPKDVRELYVLKKLGNRYTWAGSVVHESIKDVLLDWRAGREVDPAAVEARTRKLMQDDFRHSRSKNYWSQKYRKQFTGLVEHEYAEAVPDEAWKQNWETVRSALSWFFSSRWKDLAHSLKPEQWLEVDAGFDFAHFTLDGLKVFAIPDFAFVDADGTPVVVDWKTGKSRDGYDEQVLGYALYVAQRYRFPVEKVRASLVYLNEGKEQDVAVDPEAMASFHRHFEQSVAKMRSLLKDAATNTPLDASAFPPTESLTSCARCVFRRPCGREGAAPEAPQPQQVV; encoded by the coding sequence ATGCGCGCCTTCATGCGGCGCCCCCCTCTCAGCAACGACTTCTCCTGGTCCAAGAGCCGCCACGAGAAGTTCTCCGAGTGCCTTCGCGCGTACTACCTCTACTACTACCGCTCCTGGGGCGGCTGGGAGGCGAGCGCGCCCAAGGACGTACGCGAGCTCTACGTGCTGAAGAAGCTGGGCAACCGCTACACGTGGGCCGGCAGCGTGGTGCACGAGAGCATCAAGGACGTGCTGTTGGACTGGCGCGCGGGCCGCGAGGTGGACCCGGCGGCGGTGGAGGCGCGCACGCGCAAGCTGATGCAGGACGACTTCCGGCACTCGCGCTCGAAGAACTACTGGTCACAGAAGTACCGCAAGCAGTTCACCGGCCTGGTGGAGCACGAGTACGCCGAAGCGGTGCCGGACGAGGCGTGGAAGCAGAACTGGGAGACGGTGCGCTCCGCGCTGTCGTGGTTCTTCTCCTCGCGCTGGAAGGACCTGGCGCACAGCCTCAAGCCCGAGCAGTGGCTGGAGGTGGACGCGGGCTTCGACTTCGCCCACTTCACGCTGGACGGCCTCAAGGTCTTCGCGATTCCCGACTTCGCCTTCGTGGACGCGGACGGAACGCCGGTGGTGGTGGACTGGAAGACGGGCAAGTCGCGCGACGGGTACGACGAGCAGGTGCTCGGTTACGCGCTCTACGTGGCCCAGCGCTACCGCTTCCCGGTGGAGAAGGTGCGCGCCTCGCTCGTGTACCTCAACGAGGGCAAGGAGCAGGACGTCGCGGTGGACCCGGAGGCCATGGCCTCCTTCCACCGGCACTTCGAGCAGAGCGTGGCGAAGATGCGCTCGCTGCTGAAGGACGCGGCCACCAACACGCCGCTGGACGCGTCCGCGTTTCCGCCCACGGAGTCGCTGACGTCCTGCGCACGGTGCGTCTTCCGCCGTCCCTGCGGACGCGAGGGCGCCGCGCCCGAAGCGCCCCAACCGCAGCAGGTGGTCTGA
- a CDS encoding SDR family oxidoreductase, with translation MVRAGMKTQPFKGRVVLITGASGGIGRTAARAYAAAGADVVLAARRLPELEDAAREVASLGVRALPVRCDVTVGDDVTRLVRETDAAFGGLDVLVNNAGQGLYGPLEGVGEEQLRQVFELNVFSLWRMTREALPLLRKRRGAQVVNVSSVLGHRGLPLLGGYCASKAAVNAMTESLRAELAAEGIRVLLVSPGFTESDFRENRLHAEGWRQDAIPLKAMSAEEVADAMVRASRSGRRDTVLTLPGRVMVVANRWVPSLFDRVARRMALASKKKDA, from the coding sequence ATGGTGCGCGCTGGCATGAAGACCCAACCCTTCAAGGGCCGGGTGGTCCTCATCACGGGGGCTTCCGGAGGCATTGGCAGGACGGCGGCGAGGGCCTACGCGGCCGCGGGCGCGGATGTCGTCCTGGCCGCGCGCCGGCTCCCCGAGCTCGAGGACGCGGCCCGTGAAGTGGCGTCACTGGGCGTGAGGGCACTGCCGGTGCGGTGCGACGTCACGGTGGGCGACGACGTGACGCGGCTGGTGCGCGAGACGGACGCCGCCTTCGGTGGGCTGGATGTGCTCGTCAACAACGCGGGCCAAGGTCTCTACGGACCGCTGGAGGGCGTTGGGGAGGAGCAACTCCGGCAGGTCTTCGAGCTGAACGTCTTCAGCCTGTGGCGGATGACGCGCGAGGCACTGCCGCTGCTGCGCAAGCGGCGTGGCGCTCAGGTGGTCAACGTCAGCTCCGTGCTGGGCCACCGGGGACTGCCGCTGCTGGGCGGCTACTGCGCGTCCAAGGCCGCGGTGAATGCGATGACGGAGTCGCTGCGCGCGGAGCTGGCCGCCGAGGGCATCCGGGTACTGCTCGTGTCGCCTGGCTTCACCGAAAGCGACTTCCGGGAGAACCGCCTTCATGCGGAGGGCTGGCGACAGGACGCCATTCCGCTGAAGGCCATGTCCGCGGAAGAAGTCGCCGACGCAATGGTTCGTGCGAGCCGGAGTGGACGGCGCGACACCGTGCTCACGCTGCCCGGCCGGGTGATGGTGGTGGCCAACCGGTGGGTGCCTTCCCTGTTCGACCGTGTCGCCCGCCGCATGGCGCTTGCTTCGAAGAAGAAGGACGCATGA
- the mutY gene encoding A/G-specific adenine glycosylase translates to MSSPSKAAPARKPRAGRPPSAPLAATVTPAQAHLASVRGPLLDWYDRNKRDLPWRRTRDSYAIWLSEVMLQQTQVSTVIPYWERFLARFPTARALASAPLDDVLAGWKGLGYYSRARNLHRAAQEVVARFGGTLPSTAAELLELPGFGRYTAGAVASIAFGEEAPLVDGNVARVFSRIFEVEGLPGDRQREATLWALATALVKGERPGDFNQALMEHGATTCRPENPLCLLCPVRGACVAFRKGRVDELPPAKVRATPKKLTLAVAVWPHAGTLLFARRADAGLFGGLWELPAAEIADDAPDSEARARLSAALGVDVTLEGALGTVKRQLTHRDLSLRLLRVSGPRRPASTPAFQELRWCAPDDAEKLGMSTAMQRALDIALGAGVLPGG, encoded by the coding sequence ATGAGCTCCCCGTCCAAGGCAGCACCCGCACGGAAGCCCCGCGCCGGGCGTCCCCCTTCCGCGCCGCTCGCGGCCACTGTCACACCCGCGCAGGCGCACCTGGCCAGCGTGCGTGGGCCGCTGCTGGACTGGTACGACCGGAACAAGCGCGACCTGCCCTGGCGCCGCACTCGGGATTCGTATGCCATCTGGCTGAGCGAAGTCATGCTCCAGCAGACCCAGGTGTCGACGGTGATTCCCTACTGGGAGCGGTTCCTCGCGCGATTCCCCACGGCGCGCGCGTTGGCCTCGGCGCCGCTGGATGACGTGCTCGCGGGCTGGAAGGGACTGGGCTACTACAGCCGCGCCCGCAACCTGCACCGCGCCGCACAGGAAGTCGTCGCGCGCTTCGGCGGCACCCTGCCCTCCACCGCCGCCGAGCTGCTCGAACTGCCCGGCTTCGGCCGCTACACCGCGGGCGCGGTCGCCTCCATCGCCTTTGGCGAAGAAGCGCCGCTGGTGGACGGCAACGTCGCGCGCGTCTTCTCTCGCATCTTCGAGGTCGAAGGCCTTCCAGGAGACCGCCAGCGAGAGGCCACACTGTGGGCACTCGCCACCGCACTGGTGAAGGGCGAGCGGCCCGGTGACTTCAACCAGGCCCTCATGGAGCACGGCGCAACCACATGCCGGCCAGAGAACCCGCTTTGCCTGCTGTGCCCCGTGCGCGGAGCCTGCGTCGCCTTCCGCAAGGGCCGCGTGGACGAGCTGCCCCCCGCCAAGGTGCGCGCCACGCCCAAGAAGCTGACGCTGGCCGTCGCCGTGTGGCCCCATGCCGGCACCCTCCTCTTCGCCCGCCGCGCGGACGCCGGGCTCTTCGGGGGCCTGTGGGAGCTGCCGGCCGCCGAAATCGCCGACGACGCACCGGACAGCGAAGCCCGTGCCCGGCTCTCCGCCGCGCTGGGCGTCGACGTGACCCTGGAAGGCGCGCTGGGCACCGTGAAGCGGCAGCTCACCCACCGAGACCTCTCGCTTCGGCTGCTGCGCGTCTCCGGCCCTCGCCGGCCCGCGAGCACGCCCGCCTTCCAGGAGCTTCGCTGGTGCGCCCCTGATGACGCGGAGAAGCTCGGCATGAGCACCGCGATGCAGCGAGCGCTCGACATCGCGCTGGGAGCGGGCGTGCTGCCAGGCGGCTGA
- a CDS encoding DUF2934 domain-containing protein — protein MARHTANKQTGPSSSKPPAPSAQTRPRAPESRPGPTNEQIARRAYEVFLARGGTHGNSEQDWFQAERELRLGRQ, from the coding sequence ATGGCACGCCACACCGCCAACAAGCAGACGGGGCCGTCTTCAAGCAAGCCGCCTGCCCCCTCGGCCCAAACCAGGCCACGGGCTCCGGAGTCGCGCCCCGGCCCCACCAACGAGCAGATTGCCCGCCGGGCCTACGAAGTCTTCCTGGCCCGGGGCGGTACGCACGGCAACTCCGAGCAGGACTGGTTCCAGGCCGAGCGCGAGCTTCGGCTCGGCCGTCAGTGA
- a CDS encoding FRG domain-containing protein, whose protein sequence is MLEQRIGTWLELQDALFAGSWSEVLGRHRSTFVFRGMPQVTNDLSTALNRKGLFVRKEKDLLRAFRKYARSYSPQPVESVWDWLALAQHHGLPTRMLDWTFSPYVALHFLTENPERYGEDGMVWCVDYRQTNRHLPRRLKTLLQREGADVFTGEMLATTASDLSTFDHLAKHPFVLFLEPPSLDARIVNQFALFSVMNGPELRLDTFLEAQVDGVRKLIIPAALKWEVRDKLDQSNITERVLFPGFDGLSRWLRRYYGPRAPAHASDAPPVRKRRRVTR, encoded by the coding sequence ATGTTGGAACAGCGTATCGGGACATGGTTGGAGCTGCAGGACGCGCTCTTCGCCGGGTCGTGGAGCGAGGTGTTGGGGCGTCACCGGTCCACCTTTGTCTTCCGTGGCATGCCCCAGGTGACCAACGACCTGTCCACGGCGCTCAATCGCAAGGGGCTGTTCGTGCGCAAGGAGAAGGACCTGCTGAGGGCCTTCCGGAAGTACGCGCGGAGCTACAGCCCGCAGCCCGTGGAGTCCGTCTGGGACTGGCTCGCCCTGGCCCAGCATCATGGGCTGCCCACGCGGATGCTGGATTGGACCTTCAGCCCCTATGTGGCGCTCCACTTCCTCACCGAGAACCCGGAGCGGTATGGAGAGGACGGCATGGTGTGGTGTGTGGACTACCGCCAGACGAATCGTCACCTTCCCAGGCGGTTGAAGACGCTGCTCCAGCGAGAAGGCGCGGATGTCTTCACGGGGGAGATGCTGGCCACGACGGCGTCGGACCTTTCGACCTTCGACCACCTCGCGAAGCACCCGTTCGTGCTCTTCCTGGAGCCACCGTCGCTGGACGCCCGCATCGTGAATCAGTTCGCGCTCTTCTCGGTGATGAACGGGCCCGAGCTTCGCCTGGACACCTTCCTCGAAGCCCAGGTGGATGGTGTGCGCAAGCTCATCATCCCCGCCGCGCTCAAGTGGGAGGTGCGCGACAAGCTGGACCAGAGCAACATCACCGAGCGCGTGCTTTTCCCTGGCTTCGACGGGCTCAGCCGCTGGCTGCGGCGCTACTACGGCCCACGTGCCCCCGCGCACGCCTCGGACGCTCCCCCGGTGCGCAAGCGGCGGCGCGTGACGAGGTGA
- the metH gene encoding methionine synthase has product MTSPVPAALPLPPGENGRRVEALRAAMRERVLVLDGAMGTLLQNEDLKAADFGGPEYEGCNEHLVLTRPELVESIHARYFAAGADVTETDSFGGTPLVLAEFGLGHKALEINEVSARLARNAAAAAEAKDGRMRWVAGSIGPTTKAISVTGGVTFEELVDNFAVQAEGLALGGSDYLLIETAQDTRNVKAALLGAERAFQKLGYALPVAVSGTIEPMGTMLAGQSVESLAASLEHTDLLYLGLNCATGPDFMTDHLRSLASMSAFPVACVPNAGLPDENGNYLETPEMLARSVRRFCEQGWLNVVGGCCGTHAGHIETMAKAVQGLKPRAGSPRPRASLSGVDYLEVTDEQRPLIVGERTNVIGSKKFKELIVAGQFDDASEIARAQVKRGAQVIDICLANPDRDELEDMRNFLEAVIKKVRVPLMIDSTDERVIEMALTYSQGKAIINSVNLEDGEERFEKVVPLARRFGAALVVGCIDEVGMAVTRQRKLEVAERSYELLTKKYGMKPEDLYFDPLVFPCATGDAQYIGSGVETIEGVRLIKQRFPRSKTVLGISNVSFGLPAAGREVLNSVFLYHNVQAGLDMALVNSEKLERYPSLPEEERKLSEDLLYNRGADPVTPFAAAFRERKAARVQVSTLPLEERLQRYIIEGTRDGLTADLEAAMQKYTPLEIINGPLMKGMDEVGRLFGANELIVAEVLQSAESMKAAVSFLEPHMSKAQAAMRGKVVLATVKGDVHDIGKNLVEIILANNGFHIVNLGIKVPPEQLVLAVREHQPDILGLSGLLVKSAHQMVATAEDLKRAGVDVPILVGGAALSRNFVDRNIAPAYGAGTVAYAQDAMNGLELAKQIVDPSSHEKLRGELAVRREKLAREVKERPPPAALVTRGRSAEVKVLDAVPTAPDWERHVLTNTPLDHIWKFINPVMLYGRHLGLRSSARVLGTPAEAELAKTEEGRKALALKEAVEELKGFLRGGLMQARAVFQFYKAGSDGNRVVLFDGASGKEAASFDFPRQDREGGLCLADYLRPLEGGAPTDNVAMFVVTAGSGIRELSEELKAKGEFLKMHAVQALALETAEGYAELLHTQLRSMWGTPDRQDMTMLERFRAEYVGKRYSFGYPACPRLEDQSKLFAALRPEDIGVQLTDGSMMEPEASVSAIVFHHPQASYFSVT; this is encoded by the coding sequence ATGACGAGCCCTGTCCCCGCTGCCCTCCCGCTGCCTCCTGGTGAGAATGGCCGTCGCGTGGAGGCCCTGCGCGCCGCGATGCGTGAGCGAGTGCTGGTGCTGGATGGTGCCATGGGCACGCTGCTCCAGAACGAGGACCTCAAGGCGGCGGACTTCGGCGGCCCGGAGTACGAGGGGTGCAACGAGCACCTCGTCCTCACGCGCCCCGAGCTGGTGGAGAGCATCCACGCGCGCTACTTCGCGGCCGGCGCGGACGTGACGGAGACGGACAGCTTCGGCGGCACGCCGCTGGTGCTGGCGGAGTTCGGCCTGGGCCACAAGGCGCTCGAAATCAACGAGGTCTCCGCCCGGCTGGCGCGCAACGCCGCCGCCGCCGCCGAGGCGAAGGACGGCCGCATGCGCTGGGTGGCGGGCTCCATTGGCCCCACCACCAAGGCCATCAGCGTCACCGGCGGCGTCACCTTCGAGGAGCTGGTGGACAACTTCGCGGTGCAGGCCGAAGGGCTCGCGCTGGGGGGCTCGGACTACCTGCTGATTGAGACGGCGCAGGACACCCGCAACGTGAAGGCGGCGCTGTTGGGCGCCGAGCGCGCGTTCCAGAAACTGGGCTACGCGCTGCCGGTGGCGGTGTCCGGCACGATTGAGCCCATGGGCACCATGCTGGCCGGGCAGAGCGTGGAGAGCCTGGCCGCGTCGCTGGAGCACACGGACCTGCTGTACCTGGGCCTCAACTGCGCCACGGGCCCGGACTTCATGACGGACCACCTGCGCTCGCTGGCGTCGATGAGCGCGTTCCCCGTGGCATGTGTGCCCAACGCGGGCCTGCCGGACGAGAACGGCAACTACCTGGAGACGCCGGAGATGCTGGCGCGCTCCGTGCGGCGCTTCTGTGAGCAGGGCTGGCTCAACGTGGTGGGGGGATGCTGTGGCACGCACGCGGGGCACATCGAGACGATGGCCAAGGCGGTGCAGGGGCTGAAGCCGCGCGCGGGCTCGCCGCGTCCCCGGGCCTCGCTGTCCGGCGTGGACTACCTGGAGGTGACGGACGAGCAGCGCCCCCTCATCGTGGGCGAGCGCACCAACGTCATTGGCAGCAAAAAGTTCAAGGAGCTCATCGTCGCCGGCCAGTTCGACGACGCGTCGGAGATTGCGCGCGCGCAGGTGAAGCGGGGCGCGCAGGTCATCGACATCTGCCTGGCCAACCCGGACCGCGACGAACTCGAGGACATGCGCAACTTCCTGGAGGCGGTCATCAAGAAGGTGCGCGTGCCCTTGATGATTGACTCCACCGACGAGCGCGTCATCGAGATGGCGCTCACCTACAGCCAGGGCAAGGCCATCATCAATTCGGTCAACCTGGAGGACGGCGAGGAGCGCTTCGAGAAGGTGGTGCCGCTGGCGCGCCGCTTCGGCGCGGCCCTGGTGGTGGGCTGCATCGACGAGGTGGGCATGGCCGTCACGCGCCAGCGCAAGCTGGAGGTGGCGGAGCGCTCGTACGAGTTGCTGACGAAGAAGTACGGCATGAAGCCGGAGGACCTGTACTTCGACCCGCTCGTGTTCCCCTGTGCCACGGGGGACGCGCAGTACATCGGCAGCGGCGTGGAGACGATTGAAGGCGTGCGCCTCATCAAGCAGCGCTTCCCGCGCAGCAAGACGGTGCTGGGCATCTCCAACGTGTCCTTCGGTTTGCCCGCCGCGGGCCGCGAGGTGCTCAACTCCGTCTTCCTGTACCACAACGTCCAGGCGGGCCTGGACATGGCGCTGGTCAACTCGGAGAAGCTGGAGCGCTACCCGTCGCTCCCCGAGGAAGAGCGCAAGCTGTCCGAGGACCTGCTCTACAACCGCGGCGCGGACCCGGTGACGCCCTTCGCGGCGGCCTTCCGTGAGCGCAAGGCCGCGCGGGTCCAGGTGAGCACGCTGCCACTGGAGGAGCGGCTCCAGCGCTACATCATCGAAGGCACGCGTGACGGCCTCACCGCGGACCTGGAAGCGGCCATGCAGAAGTACACGCCGCTGGAGATCATCAACGGCCCGCTGATGAAGGGCATGGACGAGGTGGGCCGCCTCTTCGGCGCCAACGAGCTGATTGTCGCGGAGGTGCTCCAGAGCGCCGAGTCCATGAAGGCGGCGGTGAGCTTCCTGGAGCCGCACATGAGCAAGGCCCAGGCGGCCATGCGCGGCAAGGTGGTGCTCGCCACGGTGAAGGGCGACGTGCACGACATCGGGAAGAACCTGGTGGAAATCATCCTGGCCAACAACGGCTTCCACATCGTGAACCTGGGCATCAAGGTGCCCCCCGAGCAGTTGGTGCTGGCCGTGCGCGAGCACCAGCCGGACATCCTGGGCCTGTCGGGCCTGCTGGTGAAGAGCGCGCACCAGATGGTGGCCACGGCGGAGGACCTGAAGCGGGCGGGCGTGGACGTGCCGATTCTGGTGGGCGGCGCCGCGCTCAGCCGCAACTTCGTGGACCGCAACATCGCCCCGGCCTACGGCGCCGGCACGGTGGCCTACGCGCAGGACGCGATGAACGGGCTCGAGCTGGCCAAGCAAATCGTAGACCCGTCCTCGCACGAGAAGCTGCGCGGCGAGCTGGCCGTCCGCCGGGAGAAGCTGGCGCGCGAGGTGAAGGAGCGGCCGCCCCCGGCGGCGCTGGTGACGCGCGGGCGCAGCGCCGAGGTGAAGGTGCTGGACGCCGTGCCGACCGCGCCGGACTGGGAGCGGCACGTGCTGACCAACACGCCGCTGGACCACATCTGGAAGTTCATCAACCCGGTGATGCTGTACGGGCGGCACCTGGGCCTACGCTCCTCAGCGCGTGTGCTGGGTACGCCGGCCGAGGCGGAGCTGGCGAAGACGGAGGAGGGGCGCAAGGCGCTCGCCCTCAAGGAGGCCGTGGAGGAGCTGAAGGGCTTCCTGCGCGGCGGCCTCATGCAGGCGCGCGCCGTGTTCCAGTTCTACAAGGCGGGCAGTGATGGCAACCGGGTGGTGCTCTTCGACGGCGCGTCCGGCAAGGAGGCCGCGTCCTTCGACTTCCCGCGCCAGGACCGCGAAGGCGGCCTGTGCCTGGCGGACTACCTGCGCCCGCTGGAGGGCGGCGCGCCGACGGACAACGTGGCCATGTTCGTCGTCACCGCGGGCTCCGGCATCCGCGAGCTGTCCGAGGAGCTGAAGGCGAAGGGCGAGTTCCTGAAGATGCACGCGGTGCAGGCGCTGGCGCTGGAGACGGCGGAGGGCTACGCGGAGCTGCTGCACACGCAGCTGCGCAGCATGTGGGGCACGCCGGACCGGCAGGACATGACGATGCTGGAGCGCTTCCGCGCGGAGTACGTGGGCAAGCGCTACTCCTTCGGCTACCCGGCCTGCCCCCGGCTGGAGGACCAGTCGAAGCTGTTCGCGGCGCTGCGGCCGGAGGACATCGGCGTGCAGCTCACGGACGGCTCCATGATGGAGCCGGAGGCCTCGGTGTCCGCCATCGTCTTCCACCATCCGCAGGCGTCGTACTTCTCCGTGACGTGA